The Camelus bactrianus isolate YW-2024 breed Bactrian camel chromosome 13, ASM4877302v1, whole genome shotgun sequence nucleotide sequence AGCTCACATCGCAGGTGGATTTGCTGGAATGTCCATAGGCTACACTGTGTTCAGCTGCTTTGATAAGGCACTGCTGAAAGACCCAAGGTTCTGGATAGCCATTGCAGCTTATTTAGCTTGCGTCTTATTTGCTGTATTTTTCAACATTTTCCTATCCCCAGCGAACTGACTCGCCCCTAACACAAACCAATGAATAAAAAGAGCCATCTGGGAGAAAAACTGAAgaactctgtgaaaacagagaagtcCCAGCAAATGCTAGTAATTTTATAAAGAGGACAAAACACCCCTGAAGTTGTCAGTTTCGAAGACTGCTTACAAAAGGAATTAGGGTTCAAGGAAGGGGCTCTTCTGAgtgcatggggtggggggaagaggaagagagaaaagggaagggaagtgagACCAGAGACTGGCTCTTTCCCAGGCATGAGTTGTGCTGGTACTTATCCTTTAAAAGAGACTTGCTCTCCTGGGAGGATATAGTGTAGAGACTGCTTGGTAGAATTCACAAATAACGTACTATGCTGATAATAAAAACTTTTCATTTCTGTCAGACTATTGATTATCACTTTCGATCACTGTTCAAGTCAACAGGTCACTATTTGATGTGTTTCACATGCATTATTGCTAATCTTTTTTTAACAGCTCAGAAAGGTAGCTATTTCTCTGTATCTTAGAGATGAGGAcatggaaactttttaaaaaatcaaataagttgTCTAAGAGAGGGCAGGATTTAAAGGTTGGTAATGACTTGGAAGCCCATACTCTCCTGCCCTCCCAGTCTATCAGCGCTGTGTTCCCCAAATACAGTATCACGGGAGTAGGGGAAGAAACATTTCTGTGGGTACACGGAAATGGTGGAAATACCTTATAGAAGAAGAGTGAGTTCTCTGGACTGCTAGTTTAAGATTCTAATAGGGTGTATAGCATCCCAAGGAAATGGAATTGTCTTTCTGGTGCAAATCATGTTCCTGGACTCCTTTGGAGATCCATGATAAGATCTCATCTTTCATGTGCTCAGAGTGTGTACGATTTATTTACAAAAGGCAAAACGTTATATCTGAAAGCTGAGATGCTTGTGTGCTTTTCCTGTATAGAATCCAGATTGCTGGCCATTCTTTCTCCAAAATAGTAGTTTTAGGTCATCTGAAcacagaaaatacaatttttccttctttaatcaTCAACGTGTTTTGTTTATAAACACCCATCTAAACATGTTGCTGGATTGTGAAAGGCGGATACCTGCTTAATTAGATATAGTGAGAAAAGTAGTATTTGAGCATTTTGAGAAAAGCTGATCTGGgatttgttaaaaaattttttttaaatttgagtaTGAGAATATAAGTATGTTCTTGGTGAAACAAAGATTTTTATAAGAACTTCAATAATAAGAATCCCTTTTACCTTTCCACCCCAAACCtgcttttttcccttgtgatgaccACTGTCACCAGTCGGGTGTGTATTCTCCCCGACCTTTTTCTACCCTAGAtgagcagaaagggaaatggatTTCAGTTGATGGCTGACTCACTCATGGCACTGAAGGGCACTGAATCTGCTCTGCACCCCCAAGGAGAGAAATTCACAGAACAAGTCGAAGACGACTATGGTATAACTTCCAGCTCCTCAGATTCACCTAAGCTAAGAGAGGTTTGGGTTAATCTTGCTGTTTTTGctatttaaatatatgaaatatggGTTTTTAATAAGACAATGAGCTCACATTATATAGATTGTTCTGTAACTTGTTTTATAATAACTTAGGGATCTTTCTGTTAGTTCATAGAGATCTTTATTCTCTGAATTGCTGAATGATAAAGATATATTatagtttatttaaccattcctcTGTTGAACACTGAAGTTGTTGCTGACTTTGTACTATTACCATGTACTATCCTAGTATGTGCAGTGTGTCTttgagagtgaatgaatgaatagttcAAGCATCCAGAAGCAGAAACGTTAATTTTGACCGATTTAGACTGCCTTTTAAGTAACTGTACCACTTATATTCTTACAGATAGCATATGAATTAACGGTTTCCTCATACTTTTGGCAAAGGCAGGTATTATAAATCTTGGGAAAATTTGCATTTtgatagttaaaaaataatacgttattttaatttgtatttctctgactaCTAATGAGGCATAgtgttttttaagtttattagTAATTTATATGACATAAtgtacaaatatgaaaaaaatatataaacttttttcccTGATGAAAGAGTTGCATTTAATCTGAAAAGTAGCTATTGGTTGGCAAAGAAGCCCAGGGAAGAAATATTCATCTGCCATCACCAGCCCACCAGGTCACTAGCTCTGAAGAGAGATCTTTAATGACCTAAAGTGCAACATAATTGTTAATAATAGAAAACTAGACAGAGAAACAGGATTCATCTAACTATGAAATCGGACATGACCCATTGATTATTAAGACTGATGACTAAGAAGTTATCATCTAGTTAGATTTTTTTGGTACTAGAAACACCGTTCACATTATCAAAAAGTGATATCTTACTGGGTTCCCCAGGGGACAAAATTaccattaaaaatacacacacaaacatctggTGTTTTAAATTTGACATCTCTGAATTAAAGAGGAACCATTTATTCAGCTTAATTTGGGGCTCATCATTTTAGTCTTCTAAACTGTGCTGTCTTATTAGAAATATGGGAACTATTCTtcatctgtgctgtccaataatGTAGCCACTAGGTACAGGTAGttctttaagtttaattaaaattaaataaaattaaaaactcagttccTCTGTTACACCAGCCACATTGCAAGTATTCAGTAGCTGTGCGTTGCTAGTGGGCACCTTATTGGACAGCGCAGATAGAGTCTACTtcaatgttgctgcaaaaagGTCTACTGGATAGCACTGCTTTAGAAGAGTGATGAGAAGGAAATGGATTTTAGCTGATGGCTGACTCATTCACCACATTGAACCAAACTGAATCTGCTCTACACCTGTGAAGGAACAAGCTTTCAGACAATAATTTGAAGATGGCTGTGGTATAACTTTTAAGCATGATCTGCTTCAATCCAGAAAGGTTTGTGTTAATCTCTCTGTTTTAGATATCTAAGAgtcatttgaaatgtttttttttctttttcttttgaattttatagTACTGTATCGATGTATACGAGTGTTCATGTCATTTGCTATGAAAGCTTGAGAACCTAAGATTTGTAGCTAAATACTACTACTTCTTCCAGCAAATACCATACTTTTgtcctttatggaaaaaaattttttctttctttttgtgattataaaagtaaagtgctcatggtaaaaaaaaagtttaaatatatataattataaaaaaattaagtcaattgTAATCACGCTGCCCAGAGATAATCGTAATTAATATTTTGATGAATACCCTTCCAGGCTTTATTGTATACATCTCTACATACAAATAAATTTACAATAATGGGGCCACACTATTCTATTTTATAACCTGAATGTTACTGAAACAATATAacaaagttttgttttgcttttgtttatatatttattatttctactgGCTGCATAGTACCACACTGTGgatgtattattatttatatgtaaaatacagtCTTTCTTGTATTGATAATTATTTTGGATGTTTTCAAGTTGTGATTattataaacaaacaacaaaaataatatctTTTCTCACACTTTAAAGTGCTTTGGATTGTTGGGTCAAAGAGTATGCTATTATTAACataataaattcaaagaaattttCCCTATCTCAGGAATACAACTGAATTTTAGAAGGCTGATGCTTTTGCAAATCTTTTTCACTacataaagctttaaaaaaggaaCTAAAGGCTCTAGaacacattatttaaaaagtcaaaactaTCAATATTTGACATACctaatttaaataaactttaaacaGAAAACAGCTGATTTTTTTAACGTCTCTTTCATGAAAATTTCAAATGTgcttaaagagggaaaaataacagTTTAGTTAAACAGTTAAGAGCTGACTTTAGAGCCACAATGATTGGGTCTGAATGCCaattctagctgtgtgaccttgggtaagttaaggtgtgcctcatctgcaaaatggtgaAACAAcatacctacctcataggatttTTGTGATGAACATATCTTGTAACTGTAATATCTCAGTATGTTGTTTGATTATGTAGCACTTCCCTTTCTATAAGGGATGTAggacatacatttatattttaaatgaaagtgaATGAAAAcccttcactttttttctttcttttgggatGTGTTTCCTCTTAGATATCCTAGGGTATCAACTTATATGGAGCCTACTGGCTGATAATCCAAGCATCTAAATTATAACTCACCCCACTGCTCCCTCCACAAAGCAAGCCACATGTCTTAAAAAGGtcaaatactgttaaaatgaaaatttctctAATATGACCACCATAAGAATGAtccatttatttcaaataatatcTAATAATATCCTGGTAGTACAAAATAGCTGAGAACTTTTGGAGTTCATTCTAAGATGATAAATACTTACAAAATTTTTCACAGCCAAGTAtagtaataattttataaaaagtatagtaataattttataaaaatccatAAACATATTACTGAAATGATTTCTGAAAATGCTCAAAACTGGCAAAAAGAAACCAGAATTTAGACATTTAAgtgtggattaaaaaaacaaatctaaattCTTATAGCAAGAGCCAGATCCACTTCCTTTGGTTGCATTAAATGCTGTGCCTTACTGGATTATGAAATGAAACACGTACATGTATTTTCCTTTGtgcataaatgaaattttaaaatcattgacTTTGGTTATAGCTTTTATATACAATAATCTTAATAAATAGGTTTGTAAGATCAATTCAGTCATTTTAGGAACCTCTCCAAAAGTtctcagtttaaaaaagtaaaacaacaacaaacttcaGCCACATGATTCCTTACAGGGACTCCTACAATTTTATTCCTCATAGAGAATATATATACCTCACCTccaggtatcttttttttttcattgcattGTAAGGTCTAAacataaatgattttaaattccTGTCATCTTAAACACATTCTTGTAACTGATTACAACTTTCTAGGGAAAAAGTAGAGCAACAGGCATGCTGAGTGATACTTTGTTCATATTTTGGCTGTAGGTTTGCCTAAGAAACAGCACGCCCTTCAGAATGGAAGATTTTATCTGCCTATTTGATGGGGTTCAGAGCTAAGATGGCTGACTAAATAAGCATGGGGGATTGGAATTTCCTTGGAGGCATCCTGGAGGAAGTTCACATGCACTCTACCATGATTGGAAAGATCTGGCTCACTATCCTGTTCATATTTCGGATGCTTGTTCTGGGTGTAGCAGCTGAAGATGTCTGGAATGATGAGCAGTCTGGCTTCATCTGCAATACAGAACAGCCCGGCTGCAGAAATGTATGCTATGATCAGGCCTTTCCTATCTCCCTCATTAGATACTGGGTTTTGCAGGTGATATTTGTGTCTTCACCTTCCCTGGTCTACATGGGCCATGCTTTGTACCGATTGAGAGTTCTGGAGAAGGAGAGGCAGATGAAGAAAGCTCAACTGAGAGGAGAACTGGAGTGGGTAGAGCTTGAACTGCCTGGAGACCGGAGGAGACTGGAGCAAGAACTTTGTCAGCTGGAGCAAAGGAAACTAAATAAAGCTCCACTCAGAGGAACCTTGCTTTGCACTTACGTGATACACATTTTCACTCGCTCTGTGGTTGAAGTTGGGTTCATGATTGGACAGTATCTTTTATATGGATTTCACTTAGAGCCTCTATTTAAATGCCATGGCCACCCATGTCCAAATATAATTGACTGTTTTGTCTCAAGACCCACAGAAAAGACGATATTCCTATTATTTATGCAATCCATAGCTACTGTTTCACTTTTCCTAAATGTTCTAGAAATTTTCCACCTaggttttaaaaagattaaaagggGGCTTTGGGGACAATATAAATTGAAGGATGAACATAATGAATTCTgtacaaacaaatcaaaacaaaaccttGCCAAATATCAAAACACATCTGCAAATTCACTGAAACGACTCTCTTCCGCACCTGATTACAGCCTGTTAGTGGACAAGCAAACACACACAGCAGTGTACCCTAGTTTAAATTCATCTGCATTTCAGACAGACCCTGATAATCACAGTAGAAATGATGAGAAAGGCATTTTGGATGAAGAGGAAACTGTACTTTCTAATGAGATGTGCACACCTAGGACTACGTGTAGTCATCTTCAAAACATCAGCTCAAGTAATAAAGAAGACACTCATAAAATATCTGGAAAAGAAGTTCATGGTGACCAgttgagagaaaaaagagaaactgacAGCAAAGACAGGAAAAGGGACCACTACTCTAGAGGTCACTGTTCTATTCCAGGTGATGCTATAGATCTGAACAACCGCACAGGGCAGTCACCCCAAACAGTTTTCTCTCTGCCAGCTAACTGCACTTGGAGACCGAAGTGGCTTCGTGCTACATACGGTCCCTCTGCAGAAAATGAAAACCAGGCATTACCTCCTAAAGGTAACCTCAAGGGCCAGCTGAGAGAGAGCACTATCAGAACCCTTGCTCCTTCACAGGGAGGCTTCCAACCACTTGACACTCCAGACACTCCTGATTCTTTGGGAGGGTTGTCTTTTGAATCCGAGTTGGTCAGAACCTGCAATAACCATGCTGCTTGTTCTCCAAATCCTTTAGTGTCACTGACAAACAACCTCATTGGTAGGCGGGCTCCCACAGATCTTCAAATCTGAACAGCTGTTGGCTTTTACACATTCTACATATTATATTATCATAGAAGTAGCCTAGTGATGGTGGAACACAGATGATACAGATAAGGGCTGTTCTAAAGACCAGGTGTTTAGACAGACAACAGCAAACCCATTTTAAAAAGGGACAATGGCTCTAATTCTGAATTGGGAAGGAGTGGTTTCAAATTCAAAGACATAGAGTTACCAAATCAGGATTACTTTTTCACGGGACTCCCTTCAAAGTATGTGAAAACTGATTTGGGGAAAATCTTATGTTCAGAACTGAAGTTAAATGGAACCAGGTTTTTCCTTGAAGGGAGTACAGGCTTCGGAGATTGTTCTTGGTCTATGTAATTCCTTCTTTTAgttattaatcttttatttttggaCACTGGTTAAATTTTGTTTGCCCCTGCGACTTAACTTAGTTTCCTTATAGACTGGAACCTGATGGGTCTTGACTATAACTGCTATCTagtaaataaaatcttaaaaagatCGGTCTCTTTCTTTCACCAGTTTATAGCATCGTGATTCAGTGCCAGGATTGGAAGATTGAGCTCTGCTACTCACTGGTCATCTGACCTCGCTAGTTTACTCACAGTATCCACCTTACAGGGATGGTGTCAAgattaaaataagaaacatatGTGTTTAATTCACTGCCAGGCACACAAAAGCGCTCAAAAGTGCTATTATTCGCACGTTACTGCTTACCCTCCGGAGCCCACATTGAGCCGGCCACAAAACAAGGAGACTCCAAACGTAAAAGATGGGAGTCGAAACATACGATTCTAAGCAGTCCTCAAGCCACTGCAAATCCAAGGTTGCTCTCGTCGGCTGAGAGAGAAGCCAGCTCAGACAGGTCGCCACAGCTCCTGAGGTTCCAGCTGAGACAGGTCCGCCCACTCTCGGTGTCGGGAGACCCTCCTCTGTGGGTTCAGTCCAAGAGCCCCAAGGCTCCGCAGGCCCCACTCCCTGGCGCCACGTCCACCTTTGGCCCCACCTGGACCCTAGTCCCGAGTTACCAAAACCTAGCCTCCCGCTAAGCAACCGAATTGCGGCGAGGAccggaaaaggaaagagaggtgCTGCTTCGCTAGCCAGAGGGGCGGGCATACGCAGCCTCCTTCCGCTCAGCCCGCTATGGGGCGTTCAGAGCGTCCTGGTCGCCATGAAAACAGGCCACACCCCGGCGGTCCCAGGCCGTGGTTCGCAAGTGCGCAGGCGCGGGAGCCCTTCTGCGCACGAGCAGTGCTGTTCCGAGCCCGCCAGCCACGGTTTCGGGCGCCAGCTACGCCGCTGCCGCTGTCACTATGGCCTATTACAAAGTGAGGGGGGCGCGGCGTGGCTGGGGGGAGTGCGGGCGGTAGCCAGCCGCTGGTCGGCTCGGGTGGGAGTTGGGGCGCGCGCAGGTTTTGGGGGCTTGAGGTAGCGAGGCGGAGTCGGGGTTGCCGGACCCCCAGCGCCTTCTTCCTGCTCCGGCCCCCGGGCTTCGGCCGCTGACCCGCCGTGTCTCCTCAGGCCGCCGACTCGAAGCGCGAGCAGTTCCGGAGGTACTTGGAGAAGTCGGGGGTGCTGGACACGCTGACCAAGGGTGAGCATGGGCCAGGAGAGGGTTCCTCGTGCCCTCGTCGTGATCCTCGGCGCTGCGCCCCTGACGGGCCGTGGCGTGGGGAAGGAGAACAGGTGGGACCCGTCTGGGGTCCAGCGAGGGGGGCCTCGGGGTTCAGCGGAGACCGGCGCACGCCTGGCTGCCGGACGCGGCCCGGGTAGGGTAGCCTCGCTCAGGCTACCGCTCTCCCCGCGGGGAGTGAAACTCCTGCAGCTGTTGCAAAGTCCCTCCAACTTCCATTGCTTTGCCTCGAGCAGCCGCAGTGAGCATGCTTGCTAAAGACCTTGAGAGCCCAAGTCCTCTCTCCTGACAGTTTTTGCGGAGTCCTCAAAATACTGTACAGAAATATTTTCCCTCGAACAGAGGTCAAGTGGAAAAATGACCAGATTTGAAAGCAGGCTATAAAGTAGCTAAATGAACCTAATTCCCAAAGTAGCGGTTTGGCTATGGCTTTTCAAATGAACCCCGTTTTGTATTCTGTATCAATTCGCACTTTGTACAGATTTAATAATTAAGAGGAATTACAGTTTAAAGAGCTTGAGGGCACATCAAAAtggttatattttcattttttaaaatggaagctGTTACACTGCATCTCTTACTCTGGGGTTCAAGATCTAAGAGGAATAAGGTGCTTGAAACTGGAGGGTTCCAAGAGATAGTGTGGGTACTGCTAATAAGCAGTAATGTGAATGCTCATTATGTCCTACTCACTTACTGGCTGGGACTCTCAAGGACGTAGAACAGAAGAGCTGGCAGGAATGATGATCTGGGTCCATATGAGAATAGTAAGTGGTAATAATTTGGTAACTACTTTTTGGCCAGAAGCAAAAGTTAGGAGAAAATTCTGGGAGAATAACAACTCTGGATCTTAGCAGAAAGCAGAGCTTTTAATTTCCAAGCATGGGCTGGTAATTTTGAACTGCTACCTACCTTAGGTACTAGTTTCCCATCTCTTTG carries:
- the GJA9 gene encoding gap junction alpha-9 protein; the protein is MGDWNFLGGILEEVHMHSTMIGKIWLTILFIFRMLVLGVAAEDVWNDEQSGFICNTEQPGCRNVCYDQAFPISLIRYWVLQVIFVSSPSLVYMGHALYRLRVLEKERQMKKAQLRGELEWVELELPGDRRRLEQELCQLEQRKLNKAPLRGTLLCTYVIHIFTRSVVEVGFMIGQYLLYGFHLEPLFKCHGHPCPNIIDCFVSRPTEKTIFLLFMQSIATVSLFLNVLEIFHLGFKKIKRGLWGQYKLKDEHNEFCTNKSKQNLAKYQNTSANSLKRLSSAPDYSLLVDKQTHTAVYPSLNSSAFQTDPDNHSRNDEKGILDEEETVLSNEMCTPRTTCSHLQNISSSNKEDTHKISGKEVHGDQLREKRETDSKDRKRDHYSRGHCSIPGDAIDLNNRTGQSPQTVFSLPANCTWRPKWLRATYGPSAENENQALPPKGNLKGQLRESTIRTLAPSQGGFQPLDTPDTPDSLGGLSFESELVRTCNNHAACSPNPLVSLTNNLIGRRAPTDLQI